Proteins found in one Synechococcus sp. LA31 genomic segment:
- a CDS encoding DUF2079 domain-containing protein, which translates to MLSSLIHPSRQPFVILAVLYTAVLFSSTALQHYLLGSQVWDLGIFEQFNWLIANGNINQISSLRNITPLQDHFSLLLLPISLVYKLSPNAYTLLALQSIALGSMPAVAADLCLRQGISRRLTWALALAIVLSPYCFLVNRGDFHPDVLTLPLMLVAIREADQKRRWLYYPCLLLTLFAKNAQALFGIGLSLYALAKGQRARAGITLAISLLWWFVATELSSAGGDHVGIRLAYLGDSKLEILTTLVTRPWVVFNEAPPDSILLYSLGLSLPFLALMGRSSWRALLGCTPIYLTNIISASSIQRELNHHYSIGIVAFLIGGCIDALTHAHPPSLQRAKRIVLATLLLAMAAFLGYGRVSYFSSRYLPRLQEAKDFQQAKRLIQPSDSVLTIANYAAHMAGRPMVKQLEKPGYGAVDQYNWIVLPAADVPINIGGKLKPVKRSKIGDTVASIREQAEAAQMECRSANASIVLCSQP; encoded by the coding sequence GTGTTGTCCTCCCTGATCCACCCCTCCAGGCAGCCGTTCGTGATCCTGGCGGTGCTTTACACCGCCGTGCTGTTCAGCTCTACAGCGCTTCAGCACTACCTGCTGGGCTCTCAGGTCTGGGATCTGGGCATCTTCGAACAGTTCAATTGGCTGATTGCCAACGGCAACATCAACCAGATCAGCAGCCTGCGCAACATCACGCCTCTGCAGGACCACTTCTCCCTGCTGCTGCTGCCGATCTCGCTGGTGTACAAGCTGTCGCCCAACGCCTACACGTTGCTGGCGCTCCAATCGATCGCCCTGGGCAGCATGCCGGCTGTTGCGGCTGACCTATGCCTGCGCCAAGGCATCAGCCGCAGGCTCACCTGGGCCCTGGCCCTCGCCATCGTGCTCTCCCCCTACTGCTTCCTGGTGAATCGAGGGGATTTCCACCCGGATGTGCTCACCCTGCCGCTGATGCTGGTGGCGATCCGGGAGGCTGATCAAAAGAGACGCTGGCTCTACTACCCCTGCCTGCTGCTCACCCTGTTCGCCAAGAACGCCCAGGCCCTCTTTGGCATTGGTCTCAGTCTCTACGCCCTGGCCAAGGGCCAACGGGCACGGGCCGGCATCACGTTGGCCATCTCGCTGTTGTGGTGGTTTGTGGCCACGGAACTGTCGTCCGCGGGTGGCGATCACGTGGGTATTCGCCTGGCCTACTTAGGCGACAGCAAGCTCGAGATTCTCACCACCCTGGTCACACGGCCATGGGTGGTCTTCAACGAAGCGCCACCGGATTCGATCCTGCTCTACAGCCTCGGGCTCTCCCTGCCCTTCCTGGCACTCATGGGCCGGTCGTCGTGGAGAGCATTGCTGGGCTGCACGCCGATCTATCTCACCAACATCATTTCCGCCTCGAGCATCCAGCGGGAACTGAATCATCACTATTCGATCGGCATCGTGGCCTTCCTGATCGGTGGCTGCATCGATGCCCTAACCCACGCCCATCCACCCAGCCTGCAACGGGCAAAGCGCATCGTGCTCGCCACGCTGCTGCTCGCGATGGCCGCTTTCCTGGGCTACGGGCGGGTGTCGTATTTCAGCTCCCGTTATCTACCGCGCCTACAAGAAGCAAAGGATTTCCAGCAGGCGAAGCGGCTGATTCAGCCCAGCGATTCTGTGCTCACCATCGCCAATTACGCCGCGCACATGGCCGGGCGGCCCATGGTGAAGCAGTTGGAGAAACCGGGTTACGGGGCGGTGGATCAGTACAACTGGATTGTGCTGCCGGCAGCGGATGTGCCCATCAACATCGGCGGGAAGCTCAAGCCAGTGAAGCGATCCAAGATTGGCGACACCGTGGCCAGCATCCGCGAGCAGGCCGAAGCCGCCCAGATGGAATGCCGTTCTGCCAATGCGTCGATCGTGCTCTGCTCCCAACCCTGA
- a CDS encoding mannose-1-phosphate guanylyltransferase/mannose-6-phosphate isomerase, translated as MPGLVPVILCGGTGTRLWPLSRASYPKQYWALGGDGDDTLLQQTHQRLSGIQGLRPPLLICNEDHRFIVAEQMRQIGVEPAAILLEPMGRNTAPAVAVAALQATASGDDPLLLVLAADHLIRDAAGFRSAVEAGMATAEAGQLVTFGIVPTAPETGYGYIEAAQPLTNANPTAASTPVPIARFVEKPDRATAEQFLASGRFTWNSGMFLFKASAILAELERLAPEVVSACRAALEHDSEDLDFLRLEREAFAGCPNVAIDVAVMERTDRGAVLPLNAGWSDVGSWSALWETAEQDACGNVLRGRVISEASSNCYLRSEHRLVVGLGVENLVVVETDDVVLVAHRDRAQDVKTIVGLLEREGAPESKAHRRIYRPWGSYDGITEGERWQVKKIVVNPGASLSLQRHHHRAEHWIVVQGTAVVERDGQEQFVGENQSTYIPLGCKHRLSNPGKIPVEMIEVQSGPYLGEDDIVRFEDLYGRSETPETSKKAGGE; from the coding sequence ATGCCAGGCCTCGTTCCCGTGATCCTCTGCGGCGGCACCGGCACGCGGCTGTGGCCCCTCTCGCGCGCCAGCTATCCCAAGCAGTACTGGGCTCTTGGGGGCGATGGTGACGACACCCTCCTGCAGCAGACCCACCAGCGACTGAGCGGCATTCAGGGCCTGCGGCCACCGCTGCTGATCTGCAACGAAGACCACCGCTTCATCGTGGCTGAGCAGATGCGCCAGATCGGCGTGGAGCCTGCGGCCATCCTGCTGGAGCCGATGGGCCGCAACACCGCCCCGGCCGTGGCAGTGGCCGCCCTGCAGGCCACCGCCAGTGGCGATGACCCGCTGCTGCTGGTGCTGGCGGCCGACCACCTGATCCGCGATGCAGCCGGCTTCCGCAGTGCCGTGGAAGCGGGCATGGCCACTGCCGAGGCCGGCCAGCTGGTGACCTTCGGCATCGTGCCCACCGCACCCGAAACGGGATACGGCTACATCGAGGCCGCGCAGCCCTTAACCAACGCCAACCCAACCGCTGCCAGCACACCGGTGCCGATCGCGCGGTTTGTGGAGAAACCGGATCGCGCCACCGCCGAGCAGTTTCTGGCTAGTGGCCGCTTCACCTGGAACAGCGGCATGTTCCTGTTCAAAGCCAGCGCAATTCTGGCGGAGCTGGAGCGACTGGCCCCGGAGGTGGTGAGCGCCTGCCGCGCAGCTCTCGAGCACGACAGCGAAGACCTGGATTTCCTGCGGCTGGAGCGGGAGGCCTTTGCCGGCTGCCCCAACGTGGCCATCGACGTGGCGGTGATGGAGCGCACCGACAGGGGCGCTGTGCTGCCCTTGAACGCCGGCTGGAGCGATGTGGGCAGCTGGAGTGCCCTGTGGGAAACAGCCGAGCAAGATGCCTGCGGCAACGTGCTGCGCGGCCGCGTGATCAGCGAGGCCAGCAGCAACTGCTATCTGCGCAGTGAGCACCGCCTGGTGGTGGGCCTGGGCGTGGAGAATCTCGTGGTGGTGGAAACCGACGACGTGGTGCTGGTGGCCCACCGCGACCGCGCTCAAGATGTGAAAACGATCGTGGGACTGCTGGAGCGCGAAGGAGCACCGGAGAGCAAGGCCCACCGCCGCATCTACCGTCCCTGGGGCAGCTACGACGGCATCACCGAAGGTGAGCGCTGGCAGGTGAAGAAGATTGTGGTGAATCCCGGCGCCAGCCTGTCGCTGCAGAGACACCATCACCGCGCCGAGCACTGGATCGTGGTGCAAGGCACAGCCGTGGTGGAACGCGATGGCCAGGAGCAATTCGTCGGCGAAAATCAGAGCACCTACATCCCGCTGGGCTGCAAACACCGGCTCTCCAATCCCGGCAAGATCCCGGTGGAGATGATCGAAGTGCAGAGCGGGCCTTATCTGGGCGAAGACGACATCGTGCGCTTTGAAGACCTCTACGGGCGAAGCGAAACACCCGAAACATCGAAAAAGGCCGGCGGAGAGTGA
- the rimM gene encoding ribosome maturation factor RimM (Essential for efficient processing of 16S rRNA), with protein sequence MAEEQELLVVGRVVSAQGLRGELRVNPMSDFPERFTRPGPRWLQTRDGAAREVTLLSGRQLPGKELFVIQLEGVNDRSGAEALVGQELMVPAADRPKLASGEFHLMDLVGLEVRLLEGTDPQGQPQPGRCIGTVKDLIHAGNDLLEVEPASGGTPLWIPFVEAIVPEVQLEAGWIGITPPPGLLDLGARTDTDAQAEEAAPNNMPESR encoded by the coding sequence ATGGCCGAGGAGCAAGAGCTGCTGGTGGTGGGCCGGGTGGTGTCCGCCCAGGGCCTGCGCGGTGAACTGCGGGTGAACCCCATGAGCGACTTTCCCGAGCGCTTCACCCGCCCCGGCCCCCGCTGGCTTCAAACGCGCGACGGCGCAGCCCGGGAGGTGACGCTGCTCAGCGGGCGCCAGTTGCCGGGCAAAGAACTGTTCGTGATCCAGCTAGAGGGCGTCAACGACCGCAGCGGCGCCGAAGCGTTGGTGGGGCAGGAGCTAATGGTCCCCGCAGCCGATCGCCCCAAACTCGCCTCAGGCGAGTTTCACCTGATGGATCTGGTGGGCCTGGAGGTGCGGCTATTGGAAGGCACCGATCCCCAGGGCCAGCCACAACCCGGGCGCTGCATTGGCACGGTGAAGGATCTGATCCACGCCGGCAACGATCTGCTGGAGGTGGAACCAGCCAGCGGCGGCACGCCGTTGTGGATTCCCTTTGTGGAAGCGATCGTGCCCGAGGTGCAGCTCGAGGCGGGCTGGATCGGGATCACGCCGCCACCGGGCCTGCTGGACCTGGGAGCCCGCACCGACACCGATGCCCAGGCCGAGGAGGCTGCTCCAAACAACATGCCGGAGAGCCGCTAA
- the psaC gene encoding photosystem I iron-sulfur center protein PsaC, translating to MSHAVKIYDTCIGCTQCVRACPLDVLEMVPWDGCKAGQIASSPRTEDCVGCKRCETACPTDFLSIRVYLGDETTRSMGLAY from the coding sequence ATGTCCCACGCCGTCAAGATCTACGACACCTGCATCGGTTGCACCCAGTGCGTGCGTGCCTGTCCTCTCGATGTGCTCGAGATGGTCCCCTGGGATGGCTGCAAGGCCGGTCAGATTGCCTCGTCACCGCGCACCGAAGATTGCGTTGGTTGCAAGCGTTGCGAAACCGCTTGTCCCACTGATTTCCTCTCCATTCGCGTGTATCTCGGCGACGAGACCACCCGCTCGATGGGTCTGGCCTACTGA
- a CDS encoding NAD(P)H dehydrogenase subunit NdhS, which translates to MADTLPILPGSTVVVRDVTSIYNGYQGFVQRISGRSAAVLFEGGNWDKLVTMPLRILEQA; encoded by the coding sequence ATGGCTGACACCCTGCCGATCCTGCCGGGCTCCACCGTGGTAGTTCGCGATGTCACCTCCATCTACAACGGCTACCAGGGCTTCGTGCAGCGCATCAGTGGCCGCAGCGCCGCCGTGCTGTTTGAAGGCGGCAACTGGGACAAGCTCGTGACCATGCCCCTCAGGATTCTCGAGCAGGCCTGA
- a CDS encoding choice-of-anchor U domain-containing protein, whose protein sequence is MPTTIAVFNQPNINGSGVGDLGDENSNLLSIVQNEIDNGGDYAINDLIVNFTDTANLQTQLSGSDYFFMTDMEVPDPTDASFLPAAAVTILHDYVNAGGVIVQTGTFGSKDVDFLNTIFNLNLASASGTSWSKNSSNTSGTDFDSGPATLVGPSATDSIDASSIANGTYTSYYDDGSDANSVLGKIEYGSGAILFVGFDYYGAGFNTDWGPGPHVNGFQNTSDYVTFVLPAMLSNAATLASGGAPAAPVDSGGGGDFTSPAPVVVDNTPADPAPAGTNIQPTDDDGDGLREVVTAADGTTVDGNRDGISDADQTQVAGLRLINDGAAGSDYGALVVPDGIQLQAVTLSTAAADGSIPVTTVGGGTVVTTTPEGITNAFAGVISFNAAGVTPGGTTTATISFPSGLPAGTGNAYLRFNYSTNRFEEFVDANGNPLYTFIDSDGDGTVDGVSLTLTDGDPNWDGDGVANGTVVDPGFFGSGERIITGTKRGDSLIGNVLANIISGLKGNDWLVGDLGNDILKGSRGKDGLYGGEGADLITGGKDRDRIYYTDASESTIDQRDTVKFGKVDRFVFSSFDGDSTTEGQQMLSFIGKQAFSGTAGELRATRSVLEADTNGDGLADFAVNLNGNALITASNLVL, encoded by the coding sequence ATGCCCACAACTATTGCTGTTTTCAATCAGCCCAACATCAACGGCTCTGGCGTCGGAGACCTAGGTGACGAAAACAGCAATCTACTCTCCATTGTTCAAAATGAGATAGACAACGGAGGCGACTATGCAATTAACGACTTAATCGTTAATTTCACCGACACCGCAAATCTTCAGACCCAGCTATCTGGATCTGACTATTTCTTCATGACTGACATGGAGGTGCCTGATCCGACTGATGCAAGTTTTCTGCCAGCTGCAGCCGTCACTATACTGCACGATTATGTCAATGCTGGCGGCGTCATTGTTCAAACTGGCACCTTTGGCTCCAAGGATGTAGATTTTCTGAATACAATCTTTAACCTCAATCTTGCTTCGGCATCCGGCACGAGTTGGAGCAAGAACAGTTCAAATACTTCGGGTACTGATTTTGACTCAGGCCCGGCGACTCTTGTCGGCCCGAGTGCAACTGATTCGATTGATGCGTCCTCAATAGCAAACGGCACTTACACGTCATACTATGACGATGGATCTGACGCGAATAGCGTTCTGGGCAAGATTGAATATGGCAGTGGTGCGATCTTATTTGTAGGCTTCGATTATTACGGCGCCGGTTTCAATACAGACTGGGGTCCTGGTCCGCACGTCAATGGATTTCAGAATACATCTGATTACGTAACTTTTGTGCTCCCAGCGATGCTTTCTAACGCCGCAACCTTGGCCAGCGGAGGAGCTCCTGCGGCTCCAGTAGATAGTGGTGGTGGCGGTGATTTTACTTCACCAGCACCCGTTGTTGTTGATAACACCCCCGCCGACCCCGCTCCCGCCGGCACCAACATCCAACCCACCGACGATGACGGTGATGGCCTCCGTGAAGTCGTCACCGCCGCCGACGGCACCACCGTGGATGGCAACCGCGACGGCATCTCCGATGCCGACCAAACCCAGGTAGCGGGTCTGCGCCTCATCAATGACGGCGCTGCCGGCAGCGATTACGGCGCCCTCGTTGTGCCAGATGGTATTCAGCTTCAGGCCGTCACCCTGAGCACCGCAGCAGCTGATGGTTCTATCCCCGTCACCACAGTCGGTGGAGGCACTGTTGTCACCACCACACCCGAGGGCATCACCAATGCCTTCGCGGGGGTGATCTCCTTCAACGCTGCGGGTGTCACACCCGGTGGCACCACAACAGCCACCATCAGCTTCCCCTCCGGTCTCCCTGCCGGCACGGGCAACGCCTACCTGCGCTTCAACTACAGCACCAATCGCTTTGAGGAGTTTGTGGATGCCAATGGCAATCCCCTCTACACCTTCATCGACAGCGACGGTGATGGAACTGTCGACGGCGTCAGCCTCACACTTACCGATGGTGATCCCAATTGGGATGGTGATGGTGTTGCCAACGGCACTGTGGTTGACCCCGGTTTCTTTGGTAGCGGAGAGCGCATCATCACCGGCACCAAGCGCGGCGACAGCCTGATCGGCAATGTGCTCGCCAACATCATCAGCGGCCTCAAAGGCAACGACTGGCTCGTGGGTGATCTCGGCAACGACATCCTCAAAGGCTCCCGTGGTAAGGACGGCCTCTACGGCGGAGAAGGCGCCGATCTGATCACCGGCGGCAAAGATCGCGATCGCATCTACTACACCGATGCTTCCGAATCCACCATCGACCAGCGCGACACCGTGAAGTTCGGCAAGGTGGATCGCTTCGTATTCAGCTCCTTCGATGGCGACAGCACCACAGAAGGCCAGCAGATGCTCTCCTTCATCGGCAAACAAGCCTTCTCCGGCACCGCCGGTGAACTCCGCGCCACGCGCTCTGTGCTGGAAGCCGACACCAACGGCGACGGCCTCGCGGACTTCGCTGTGAACCTCAACGGCAACGCTCTGATCACCGCCAGCAATCTCGTTCTCTGA
- the acpP gene encoding acyl carrier protein, with product MSQEAIFEKVRSIVVEQLSVDAGEVKPESNFQNDLGADSLDTVELVMALEEAFDIEIPDEAAEGIATVGDAVKYIQDKQA from the coding sequence ATGTCCCAGGAAGCGATCTTCGAGAAAGTCCGCTCGATTGTTGTCGAGCAACTGAGCGTTGACGCCGGCGAAGTGAAGCCGGAATCCAACTTCCAGAACGATCTGGGCGCTGACTCGCTCGACACCGTTGAGCTGGTGATGGCGCTTGAAGAAGCCTTCGACATCGAAATTCCCGACGAAGCCGCTGAAGGCATCGCCACCGTGGGCGACGCCGTGAAGTACATCCAGGACAAGCAGGCCTGA
- the glmS gene encoding glutamine--fructose-6-phosphate transaminase (isomerizing), with protein sequence MCGIVAVIGSREAAPLLLEGLRQLEYRGYDSAGIATVNGERQLSCLRAEGKLVNLTQRFEAQGAVGQCGIGHTRWATHGKPEERNAHPHLDSPGRVAVVQNGIIENYRTLREELQAEGVVFRSETDTEVIPHLLSRELGRLVAAGGKPSGALLLQAVQAVLPRLHGAYALAVVWAELPGALVVARKAAPLLIGLGEGEFLCASDTPALAGFTRTILPLEDGEVALLTPLGIELYDAAGDRVQRTPSLLSGTEHVADKRSFRHFMLKEIHEQPETAALWVARHLPESGPLVALPLAESVFEGVERIQILACGTSRHAAQVGAYLLEQLAGIPTSVFYASEFRYAPPPLGPNTLTIGVTQSGETADTLAALAMEQERRRAVADPAYAPRLLGITNRPESSLGRLVDQILDIGAGIEVGVAATKTFLGQLLAFYGLALAFAERRGGGATGHGPEQLRQLAAGLRALPAQLRELVDDHDRRCEQLAHLFADTQDVIFLGRGINYPIALEGALKLKEISYIHAEGYPAGEMKHGPIALLDARVPVVSIAVPGTVFDKVLSNAQEAKARDAQLIGVAPDCADAELFDTLLPVPTVDELLSPLLTVIPMQLLSYHIAAHRGLDVDQPRNLAKSVTVE encoded by the coding sequence ATGTGCGGCATCGTTGCGGTGATCGGTTCGCGCGAAGCGGCCCCCCTGCTGCTGGAGGGTTTGCGTCAGCTGGAATACCGCGGCTATGACTCGGCCGGCATCGCCACGGTGAACGGTGAGCGGCAGCTGAGCTGCCTGCGGGCAGAAGGGAAGTTGGTGAACCTCACCCAGCGATTTGAGGCCCAGGGCGCGGTGGGTCAATGCGGCATCGGCCACACCCGCTGGGCGACGCACGGCAAACCAGAAGAGCGCAACGCCCACCCGCACCTCGATAGCCCTGGCCGGGTGGCAGTGGTGCAGAACGGCATCATTGAGAACTACCGCACGCTCAGGGAAGAGCTGCAGGCAGAAGGGGTGGTGTTCCGCTCCGAGACGGATACCGAAGTGATCCCCCACCTGCTCAGCCGTGAGCTGGGCCGGCTGGTGGCGGCCGGTGGTAAGCCGAGCGGAGCACTGCTGCTGCAGGCGGTGCAGGCCGTGTTGCCGCGGTTGCATGGGGCCTATGCGCTGGCGGTGGTGTGGGCGGAGTTGCCTGGCGCCCTGGTGGTGGCCCGTAAGGCAGCACCGCTGTTGATCGGCCTGGGAGAAGGCGAATTCCTCTGCGCCAGCGACACCCCGGCCCTGGCGGGATTCACGCGCACGATCCTGCCGCTGGAAGACGGCGAAGTGGCACTGCTCACCCCCCTGGGGATCGAGCTCTACGACGCCGCTGGTGATCGGGTGCAGCGCACACCGAGCCTGCTGAGCGGCACTGAGCACGTGGCGGACAAGCGCAGTTTCCGCCACTTCATGCTGAAGGAGATCCACGAGCAACCGGAAACGGCGGCGCTGTGGGTGGCACGGCATCTGCCGGAGAGTGGCCCCCTGGTGGCACTCCCCCTCGCAGAGTCTGTGTTTGAGGGGGTGGAGCGGATCCAGATCCTGGCCTGCGGCACCAGCCGCCACGCCGCCCAGGTGGGTGCCTATTTGCTGGAGCAGCTGGCGGGGATTCCCACCAGCGTGTTTTACGCCAGTGAATTCCGCTATGCCCCGCCGCCGCTGGGGCCGAACACGCTCACGATCGGCGTGACCCAGTCGGGGGAAACGGCCGACACGCTGGCGGCGCTGGCGATGGAGCAGGAGCGGCGCCGGGCCGTTGCCGATCCGGCGTATGCGCCGCGGCTGCTGGGCATCACCAACCGCCCGGAGAGCTCCCTGGGCCGACTGGTGGATCAGATCCTCGACATCGGGGCTGGCATCGAGGTGGGGGTGGCGGCCACCAAGACCTTCCTGGGTCAGCTATTGGCGTTTTACGGATTGGCGCTGGCTTTTGCTGAACGCCGCGGCGGCGGTGCCACGGGCCATGGCCCGGAGCAGCTGCGTCAGCTGGCGGCTGGTCTGCGGGCCCTACCGGCACAGCTGCGGGAACTGGTGGATGACCATGACCGCCGCTGTGAGCAGCTGGCGCACCTGTTTGCCGACACGCAAGACGTGATCTTCCTGGGGCGCGGCATCAACTATCCGATCGCGCTTGAGGGTGCCTTGAAGCTCAAGGAGATCAGCTACATCCACGCCGAGGGCTATCCGGCTGGTGAGATGAAGCACGGCCCGATCGCCTTGCTGGATGCGCGGGTGCCGGTGGTATCGATCGCGGTGCCGGGCACGGTGTTCGACAAGGTGCTCAGCAACGCCCAAGAGGCCAAGGCGCGCGATGCGCAGCTGATTGGCGTGGCGCCCGATTGCGCCGATGCGGAGCTGTTCGACACACTGCTGCCGGTCCCCACGGTGGATGAGCTGCTCAGCCCGTTGCTAACGGTGATTCCAATGCAGCTGTTGAGCTACCACATTGCGGCACATCGTGGCCTGGATGTGGATCAGCCGCGCAATCTCGCTAAAAGCGTGACGGTGGAGTGA
- the rnc gene encoding ribonuclease III, producing the protein MPNTLTPERRQQLQRLLQRIGIDPSAPAFEAADAPGLSAVDEALTHTSAGLALNHEQLEFLGDAVLRLAASEYLERHHPQLSVGERSALRSQLVSDRWLADVGEAIAISDAIRIGHKASGDATAAATLRAEATEALIGALYRASGSLEPIHRWLTPSWAHTSSAVLSDPHRGNSKSALQEWSQAKGLGLPDYRTTEKSQRHGDPRRFHCRVTLKNAPSAEGWGGSRRQAEQEAARAAFEQIRPARES; encoded by the coding sequence ATGCCCAACACCCTCACCCCAGAGCGAAGGCAACAACTGCAACGGCTGCTGCAGCGGATCGGGATCGATCCCTCTGCTCCTGCCTTTGAGGCAGCCGATGCTCCTGGGCTCTCGGCTGTGGATGAGGCACTCACTCACACATCGGCCGGCCTAGCACTCAACCATGAGCAGTTGGAGTTTCTGGGGGATGCGGTGCTGCGCCTGGCTGCCAGTGAATATCTCGAGCGCCACCACCCTCAGCTATCGGTGGGTGAGCGCTCAGCCCTGCGCTCGCAACTGGTGAGTGACCGCTGGCTGGCCGACGTGGGCGAGGCCATCGCAATCAGCGATGCAATCCGAATCGGCCACAAAGCCAGCGGCGACGCCACCGCCGCCGCAACCCTGCGGGCGGAAGCCACCGAAGCCCTGATTGGAGCCCTCTACCGCGCCTCTGGGTCGCTGGAGCCGATCCATCGCTGGCTCACACCGAGCTGGGCGCACACCAGCAGTGCCGTGCTCAGCGATCCCCATCGAGGCAACAGCAAATCTGCCTTGCAGGAATGGAGCCAGGCCAAGGGTCTGGGCTTACCCGATTACCGCACGACCGAAAAAAGCCAACGCCACGGCGACCCCCGCCGCTTCCACTGCCGCGTGACCCTCAAAAACGCACCCTCGGCCGAAGGCTGGGGAGGCTCCCGCCGCCAGGCCGAGCAGGAGGCCGCCCGCGCCGCTTTTGAGCAGATCAGGCCTGCTCGAGAATCCTGA
- the galE gene encoding UDP-glucose 4-epimerase GalE: protein MTQILITGGAGFIGSHTCLVLLEAGHQLVVLDNFANSSPEALKRVARLAGPAAAGRLQVIEGDIRDPADLERAFAAGVAAGAPIQAVIHFAGLKAVGESVAEPLRYWDVNVTGSQQLLAAMVKHGCRTLVFSSSATLYGYPDSVPIPEAAPIRPINPYGHTKAAVERMLADLVASEAGWRIASLRYFNPVGAHPSGCIGEDPNGIPNNLFPFISQVAVGRREQVQVFGGDWPTPDGTGVRDYIHVMDLAEGHLAALEAMLAGGDQLLTLNLGSGQGHSVLEVIEAFAAACGHPIPYVMASRREGDAAITVADPAEAQRQLGWQTRRSLKDICCDGWLWQSSNPNGYG, encoded by the coding sequence ATGACCCAGATCCTGATCACTGGCGGCGCGGGTTTTATTGGTAGTCACACCTGCCTGGTGCTCCTTGAAGCCGGCCATCAGCTGGTTGTTCTCGACAATTTCGCCAATAGTTCCCCGGAAGCTCTCAAGCGTGTGGCGCGACTCGCTGGCCCCGCTGCTGCCGGGCGTCTGCAAGTGATTGAGGGTGATATCCGCGATCCAGCTGATCTTGAGCGTGCCTTTGCGGCTGGAGTAGCTGCGGGGGCACCCATCCAGGCCGTGATTCACTTTGCTGGTCTCAAGGCTGTTGGCGAATCAGTCGCTGAACCCCTGCGCTATTGGGACGTCAATGTGACTGGGAGCCAACAGCTCCTTGCCGCAATGGTGAAACATGGTTGCCGCACGCTGGTGTTCAGCAGCAGCGCCACGCTGTATGGATATCCAGATTCGGTTCCCATACCGGAGGCGGCCCCCATCCGGCCCATTAATCCCTACGGCCACACCAAGGCCGCGGTGGAGCGCATGCTCGCCGATCTGGTGGCGAGTGAAGCGGGGTGGCGCATTGCCAGCCTGCGCTATTTCAATCCTGTGGGCGCTCATCCAAGCGGTTGTATCGGCGAAGATCCCAACGGCATTCCCAACAATCTGTTTCCATTCATCAGCCAGGTGGCGGTGGGGCGACGCGAACAGGTGCAGGTGTTCGGTGGCGATTGGCCCACTCCCGATGGAACCGGTGTGCGCGATTACATTCACGTGATGGATCTAGCCGAGGGGCACCTGGCTGCGCTCGAGGCCATGTTGGCCGGAGGTGATCAGTTGCTAACCCTCAATTTGGGCAGCGGTCAAGGTCATTCAGTGTTGGAGGTGATTGAGGCGTTCGCAGCCGCATGCGGCCATCCCATCCCGTATGTCATGGCCAGTCGCCGAGAGGGTGATGCTGCCATCACGGTGGCGGATCCAGCCGAGGCCCAACGACAACTGGGCTGGCAGACCAGGCGCAGCCTGAAGGACATTTGTTGTGATGGCTGGCTGTGGCAGAGCTCTAACCCCAATGGCTATGGATGA